In a genomic window of Quercus lobata isolate SW786 chromosome 4, ValleyOak3.0 Primary Assembly, whole genome shotgun sequence:
- the LOC115984339 gene encoding protein FAR-RED IMPAIRED RESPONSE 1 isoform X1 produces MVDCQDNVLSARVNENIGDFVDEVHNRDVGVSSPKRDVTMFEGDTDFEPRNGIEFESHEAAYSFYQEYAKSMGFTTSIKNSRRSKKSKEFIDAKFACSRYGVTPESDSGSSRRPSVKKTDCKASMHVKRKADGKWIIHEFIKEHNHELLPALAYHFRIHRNVKLAEKNNIDILHAVSERTRKMYVEMSRQSGGYQNLGFLQGDINYQFDKGRYLTLDEGDAQVMLEYFKRIQKENPNFFYAMDLNEEQRLRNLFWVDAKSRHDYISFSDVVSFDTSYLKSNDKLPFAPFVGVNHHFQSMLFGCALVADETRSTFVWLMKTWLRAMGGQAPKVIITDQDKALKAAIEEVFPNTRHFFSLWNILEKIPETLANVIKQHENFLPKFNKCILKSWTDEQFDMRWWKIVTRFELQDDEWIQSLYEDRKKWVPIYMGDSFLAGMSTPQRSESMNAFFDKYIHKKITLKELVKQYGTILQNRYEEEAIADFDTWHKQPALKSPSPWEKQLSTVYTHAIFKKFQVEVLGVVGCHPKKESEDGTTTTFRVQDCEKDEYFMVLWNETRSEVSCFCRLFEYKGFLCRHSMIVLQICGLSSIPPHYILKRWTKDAKSRETVVEGTERIQTRVQRYNDLCKRAIELSEEGSLSEESYSISFRALVEALKNCVNVNNITISAAESSGNALALREEEESRGSLVAKTSKKKSTYKKRKVPAEPDVLLVEPQDSLQQMDNLSSDGMSLTGYYGAQQNVQGLLNLMEPPHDGYYVNQHSIQGLGQLNSIAPSHDGFFGTQQSIHGLGQLDFRPPANFSYSLQLQDEPHLRTTQLHGSASRHA; encoded by the exons ATGGTGGACTGTCAAGACAATGTGCTTAGTGCCAGAGTGAATGAAAACATAGGTGATTTTGTGGATGAAGTGCATAACAGAGATGTTGGGGTTAGTTCTCCTAAAAGGGATGTTACAATGTTTGAAGGGGATACAGATTTTGAGCCACGCAATGGCATTGAATTTGAATCACATGAGGCAGCATACTCATTCTATCAAGAATATGCCAAATCTATGGGATTCACCACTTCAATTAAAAACAGTCGTCGctcaaagaaatcaaaagaattTATTGATGCTAAATTTGCATGTTCCAGATACGGAGTCACTCCAGAATCAGATAGTGGGAGTAGTCGGCGACCAAGCGTGAAAAAGACAGACTGCAAAGCCAGCATGCATGTGAAGAGAAAGGCAGATGGGAAGTGGATTATTCATGAATTCATAAAAGAGCATAATCATGAACTTTTACCTGCTTTAGCATATCATTTTCGGATTCACAGAAATGTAAAGTTAGCTGAAAAGAATAATATTGACATTTTGCATGCTGTTAGTGAACGGACAAGAAAGATGTATGTTGAAATGTCTAGACAATCTGGTGGATATCAAAATCTTGGGTTTCTTCAGGGTGACATAAATTATCAGTTTGATAAAGGCCGTTACTTGACTTTGGATGAAGGAGATGCCCAAGTTATGCTTGAGTACTTTAAGCGTATCCAAAAGGAGAATCCAAACTTCTTTTATGCGATGGATTTGAATGAAGAGCAGCGTTTGAGAAATCTGTTTTGGGTTGATGCCAAAAGTAGGCATGATTACATCAGTTTTAGTGATGTTGTTTCTTTTGATACCTCCTATCTCAAAAGCAACGATAAATTGCCATTTGCTCCTTTTGTTGGGGTGAACCATCACTTCCAGTCCATGTTGTTTGGATGTGCGTTGGTTGCAGATGAGACTAGATCAACATTTGTTTGGTTAATGAAGACGTGGCTTAGAGCAATGGGTGGGCAAGCTCCCAAAGTGATAATCACTGATCAAGACAAAGCCTTGAAGGCAGCCATTGAGGAAGTCTTCCCAAATACACgccatttcttttctctttggaATATATTGGAAAAGATCCCTGAAACTCTAGCTAATGTGATAAAACAGCATGAGAATTTTTTGCCAAAGTTTAACAAGTGCATTCTCAAGTCATGGACAGATGAACAGTTTGACATGAGGTGGTGGAAAATAGTTACTAGATTTGAACTTCAAGATGATGAATGGATACAGTCATTGTATGAAGATCGAAAAAAGTGGGTGCCTATTTATATGGGGGATTCTTTTTTAGCTGGAATGTCTACACCTCAGCGTTCCGAAAGTATGAATGCTTTCTTTGACAAGTACATTCATAAGAAAATTACTCTCAAAGAGCTTGTGAAACAATACGGGACAATCCTACAAAATAGGTATGAAGAGGAAGCCATAGCAGATTTTGATACATGGCACAAACAGCCTGCATTAAAATCTCCTTCTCCTTGGGAAAAACAATTGTCAACAGTTTACACTCATgcaatttttaagaaattccAAGTTGAGGTTTTGGGCGTAGTTGGCTGCCATCctaaaaaagaaagtgaagatGGAACAACTACTACTTTTAGGGTTCAAGATTGTGAGAAGGATGAATATTTTATGGTATTGTGGAATGAAACAAGGTCAGAGGTTTCTTGTTTCTGTCGTTTGTTTGAATACAAAGGTTTCCTTTGTAGACATTCGATGATTGTTCTCCAAATTTGTGGTCTTTCAAGCATTCCACCCCATTATATTTTGAAGAGGTGGACAAAAGATGCAAAGAGCAGGGAAACAGTGGTTGAAGGAACAGAAAGGATACAGACTAGGGTGCAGCGTTACAATGATTTATGTAAAAGAGCCATTGAATTGAGTGAAGAGGGATCATTATCTGAAGAGAGCTATAGTATTTCTTTTCGGGCACTAGTAGAAGCTCTGAAGAATTGTGTGAATGTGAATAACATTACCATTAGTGCTGCAGAATCTAGTGGCAATGCTCTTGCTCTTCGTGAAGAAGAGGAGAGTCGAGGAAGCTTAGTAGCTAAAACAAGTAAGAAGAAAAGTacatataagaaaagaaag GTACCGGCAGAGCCAGATGTTCTACTTGTTGAGCCACAAGACAGCTTACAACAGATG GATAATCTAAGCTCAGATGGGATGTCCCTTACTGGATATTATGGTGCCCAACAGAACGTGCAAGGACTG TTGAACTTAATGGAGCCACCTCATGATGGGTACTATGTAAATCAACATAGCATCCAGGGGCTG GGTCAATTGAATTCAATAGCACCTAGCCATGATGGTTTTTTTGGGACTCAACAAAGCATTCATGGGCTG GGGCAGTTGGATTTTCGACCACCAGCAAATTTCAGTTATAGCCTTCAG TTGCAGGATGAGCCCCATTTAAGAACTACACAGTTGCACGGCAGTGCTTCGAGGCATGCATGA
- the LOC115984339 gene encoding protein FAR-RED IMPAIRED RESPONSE 1 isoform X2 — MVDCQDNVLSARVNENIGDFVDEVHNRDVGVSSPKRDVTMFEGDTDFEPRNGIEFESHEAAYSFYQEYAKSMGFTTSIKNSRRSKKSKEFIDAKFACSRYGVTPESDSGSSRRPSVKKTDCKASMHVKRKADGKWIIHEFIKEHNHELLPALAYHFRIHRNVKLAEKNNIDILHAVSERTRKMYVEMSRQSGGYQNLGFLQGDINYQFDKGRYLTLDEGDAQVMLEYFKRIQKENPNFFYAMDLNEEQRLRNLFWVDAKSRHDYISFSDVVSFDTSYLKSNDKLPFAPFVGVNHHFQSMLFGCALVADETRSTFVWLMKTWLRAMGGQAPKVIITDQDKALKAAIEEVFPNTRHFFSLWNILEKIPETLANVIKQHENFLPKFNKCILKSWTDEQFDMRWWKIVTRFELQDDEWIQSLYEDRKKWVPIYMGDSFLAGMSTPQRSESMNAFFDKYIHKKITLKELVKQYGTILQNRYEEEAIADFDTWHKQPALKSPSPWEKQLSTVYTHAIFKKFQVEVLGVVGCHPKKESEDGTTTTFRVQDCEKDEYFMVLWNETRSEVSCFCRLFEYKGFLCRHSMIVLQICGLSSIPPHYILKRWTKDAKSRETVVEGTERIQTRVQRYNDLCKRAIELSEEGSLSEESYSISFRALVEALKNCVNVNNITISAAESSGNALALREEEESRGSLVAKTSKKKSTYKKRKVPAEPDVLLVEPQDSLQQMDNLSSDGMSLTGYYGAQQNVQGLLNLMEPPHDGYYVNQHSIQGLGQLNSIAPSHDGFFGTQQSIHGLGQLDFRPPANFSYSLQDEPHLRTTQLHGSASRHA; from the exons ATGGTGGACTGTCAAGACAATGTGCTTAGTGCCAGAGTGAATGAAAACATAGGTGATTTTGTGGATGAAGTGCATAACAGAGATGTTGGGGTTAGTTCTCCTAAAAGGGATGTTACAATGTTTGAAGGGGATACAGATTTTGAGCCACGCAATGGCATTGAATTTGAATCACATGAGGCAGCATACTCATTCTATCAAGAATATGCCAAATCTATGGGATTCACCACTTCAATTAAAAACAGTCGTCGctcaaagaaatcaaaagaattTATTGATGCTAAATTTGCATGTTCCAGATACGGAGTCACTCCAGAATCAGATAGTGGGAGTAGTCGGCGACCAAGCGTGAAAAAGACAGACTGCAAAGCCAGCATGCATGTGAAGAGAAAGGCAGATGGGAAGTGGATTATTCATGAATTCATAAAAGAGCATAATCATGAACTTTTACCTGCTTTAGCATATCATTTTCGGATTCACAGAAATGTAAAGTTAGCTGAAAAGAATAATATTGACATTTTGCATGCTGTTAGTGAACGGACAAGAAAGATGTATGTTGAAATGTCTAGACAATCTGGTGGATATCAAAATCTTGGGTTTCTTCAGGGTGACATAAATTATCAGTTTGATAAAGGCCGTTACTTGACTTTGGATGAAGGAGATGCCCAAGTTATGCTTGAGTACTTTAAGCGTATCCAAAAGGAGAATCCAAACTTCTTTTATGCGATGGATTTGAATGAAGAGCAGCGTTTGAGAAATCTGTTTTGGGTTGATGCCAAAAGTAGGCATGATTACATCAGTTTTAGTGATGTTGTTTCTTTTGATACCTCCTATCTCAAAAGCAACGATAAATTGCCATTTGCTCCTTTTGTTGGGGTGAACCATCACTTCCAGTCCATGTTGTTTGGATGTGCGTTGGTTGCAGATGAGACTAGATCAACATTTGTTTGGTTAATGAAGACGTGGCTTAGAGCAATGGGTGGGCAAGCTCCCAAAGTGATAATCACTGATCAAGACAAAGCCTTGAAGGCAGCCATTGAGGAAGTCTTCCCAAATACACgccatttcttttctctttggaATATATTGGAAAAGATCCCTGAAACTCTAGCTAATGTGATAAAACAGCATGAGAATTTTTTGCCAAAGTTTAACAAGTGCATTCTCAAGTCATGGACAGATGAACAGTTTGACATGAGGTGGTGGAAAATAGTTACTAGATTTGAACTTCAAGATGATGAATGGATACAGTCATTGTATGAAGATCGAAAAAAGTGGGTGCCTATTTATATGGGGGATTCTTTTTTAGCTGGAATGTCTACACCTCAGCGTTCCGAAAGTATGAATGCTTTCTTTGACAAGTACATTCATAAGAAAATTACTCTCAAAGAGCTTGTGAAACAATACGGGACAATCCTACAAAATAGGTATGAAGAGGAAGCCATAGCAGATTTTGATACATGGCACAAACAGCCTGCATTAAAATCTCCTTCTCCTTGGGAAAAACAATTGTCAACAGTTTACACTCATgcaatttttaagaaattccAAGTTGAGGTTTTGGGCGTAGTTGGCTGCCATCctaaaaaagaaagtgaagatGGAACAACTACTACTTTTAGGGTTCAAGATTGTGAGAAGGATGAATATTTTATGGTATTGTGGAATGAAACAAGGTCAGAGGTTTCTTGTTTCTGTCGTTTGTTTGAATACAAAGGTTTCCTTTGTAGACATTCGATGATTGTTCTCCAAATTTGTGGTCTTTCAAGCATTCCACCCCATTATATTTTGAAGAGGTGGACAAAAGATGCAAAGAGCAGGGAAACAGTGGTTGAAGGAACAGAAAGGATACAGACTAGGGTGCAGCGTTACAATGATTTATGTAAAAGAGCCATTGAATTGAGTGAAGAGGGATCATTATCTGAAGAGAGCTATAGTATTTCTTTTCGGGCACTAGTAGAAGCTCTGAAGAATTGTGTGAATGTGAATAACATTACCATTAGTGCTGCAGAATCTAGTGGCAATGCTCTTGCTCTTCGTGAAGAAGAGGAGAGTCGAGGAAGCTTAGTAGCTAAAACAAGTAAGAAGAAAAGTacatataagaaaagaaag GTACCGGCAGAGCCAGATGTTCTACTTGTTGAGCCACAAGACAGCTTACAACAGATG GATAATCTAAGCTCAGATGGGATGTCCCTTACTGGATATTATGGTGCCCAACAGAACGTGCAAGGACTG TTGAACTTAATGGAGCCACCTCATGATGGGTACTATGTAAATCAACATAGCATCCAGGGGCTG GGTCAATTGAATTCAATAGCACCTAGCCATGATGGTTTTTTTGGGACTCAACAAAGCATTCATGGGCTG GGGCAGTTGGATTTTCGACCACCAGCAAATTTCAGTTATAGCCTTCAG GATGAGCCCCATTTAAGAACTACACAGTTGCACGGCAGTGCTTCGAGGCATGCATGA